TGCCTCGCGGCGGCCGCTGCTGGTGGTCGTCACCGACGGCCGGGCGACCGGCGGCCCGGAGCCCGTCGTGCGCGCCGCCCGCGCGGCCCGCCTGCTGGCGGCCGAGGGCACCGCTTCGGTGGTCGTGGACTGCGAGGCGGGCCCGGTGCGGCTGGGTCTCGCGGGCGAGCTGGCCCGTGACCTGCAGGGCACCGCGGTCACCCTCGACGAACTGCGCGCGGACAGCGTCTCCGCGCTCGTACGGACCGTACAAGGCAACAGGAAGGCCGCGTAATGCCGCAAGGACAGCCGTCCGTCGTACCGAACGACGGGCTCACCACCCGCCAGCGCCGCAACCGCCCGCTGGTGTTCGTCCACACCGGCCAGGGCAAGGGCAAGTCCACCGCGGCCTTCGGGCTGGCGCTGCGCGCCTGGAACCAGGGCTGGCCGGTCGGGGTGTTCCAGTTCGTGAAGTCGGCGAAGTGGAAGGTCGGCGAGGAGCGGGCGCTGAAGGTGCTCGGGGAGTCCGGCGAGGGCGGCACCGTCGCCTGGCACAAGATGGGCGAGGGCTGGTCCTGGGTCCAGCGCGACATCGCCTCCAGCGAGGAGGCGGCGCGCGAGGGCTGGGAGCAGGTCAAGCGGGATCTCGTCGCGGAGACGTACAAGCTGCTGGTGCTGGACGAGTTCGCGTACCCGCTGAAGTGGGGCTGGATCGACACCGAGGAAGTGGTGGCGGCGCTGCGCGACCGTCCCGGCACCCAGCATGTCGTCATCACCGGCCGGAACGCCCCCGAGGCGTTGCTGGACTTCGCCGATCTGGTGACGGACATGACCAAGGTCAAGCACCCGATGGACACCGGCCAGAAGGGCCAGCGGGGGATCGAATGGTGAGCCGGGTGAGCGCGGCATGAGCGGCGGTGCGATCCCCCGGCTGGTGATCGCCGCGCCGTCCTCGGGCGCGGGGAAGACGACGGTGGCCACGGGCCTGATGGCGGCGTTCGCCGAGGCCGGGCTCGTGGTGTCGCCGCACAAGGTGGGCCCGGACTACATCGATCCCGGCTACCACTCCCTGGCCACCGGCCGTCCCGGCCGCAACCTGGACGCCTATCTGTGCGGGCCCGGCCGGATCGCGCCGCTGTTCCTGCACGGCGCGGCGGGTGCCGATCTGGCGCTCGTCGAGGGCGTGATGGGGCTGTTCGACGGGGCGTCCGGGATGGGCGAACTGTCCTCGACGGCGCAGGTGGCGAAGCTGCTGCGGGCACCGGTGGTGCTGGTGGTGGACGCTTCCTCGCAGTCGCGGTCGGTGGCGGCGCTGGTGCACGGTTTCGCCTCCTGGGATCCACAGGTGCGGCTGGCCGGGGTGATCCTCAACAAGGTCGGCTCGGACCGCCACGAGGAGCTGCTGCGGGAGGCGATGGAGTCCTCCGGGGTGCCGGTGCTGGGCGCGCTGCGCCGGGACGGGCGGGCCGGTACGCCGTCGCGTCACCTGGGCCTGGTGCCGGTCGCCGAACGGCGGGCCGAGGCGGTGGAGTCGGTGGCCGAACTGGCCGCACGGGTCCGCGAGGGCTGCGACCTGGAAGCGCTGCTGGCACTGGCACGTACGGTGCCCGAGCTGCCGGACGCCCCCTGGGACCCGGCGGCGGAGCTGTCCGTGGCCGAGGGGGTCACCGCCCCTCAGAGGCCGCTGATCGCCGTCGCGGGCGGCCCCGCGTTCACCTTCTCGTACGCCGAACACGCCGAGCTGCTGGCCGCCGCGGGCGCCGAGGTGGCCGCCTTCGACCCGCTGCGGGACGAACAACTGCCGCCCGGCACCCGGGGGCTGGTGATCGGCGGGGGCTTCCCGGAGATGTACGCGCCGGATCTGTCGGCGAATGCGCCGCTCCGCGCCGCGGTGGCCGCCCTGGCCGCGTCCGGGGCGCCGGTCTCCGCCGAATGCGCCGGGCTGCTCTACCTCTCCCGGTCGCTGGACGGGAAGCCGATGTGCGGGGTGCTGCCCGCCGAGTCCCGGATGACCGAACGGCTCACCCTCGGCTACCGCGAGGCGGTGGCGCTGCGGGACAACGCGCTGGCGGCGGCCGGGACCCGGGTGCGCGGCCACGAGTTCCACCGCACGGTGCTGGAGCCGGGCGCGGGCGCCGGCCCGGCGTGGGGACTGACCCACCCGGAGCGGCGGGTGGAGGGCTTTGTGTCCGGCGGGGTACACGCCTCGTACCTGCATGTGCACTGGGCCGCCGAACCGTCGCTGGCCGGGCGTCTGGTGGCGAGCGCGGCACGTGGCGCCGTGGCCCGGAGCTCGGCGTGAGGGCCCGCGGGAGGGCCGGGTGAGGACCCGGGTGAGGACCCATGGGAGCGGTAGCGGGGAGCCCTGGGGGCCCGGCGCCCTCACCGCGGTCCCGACGGACCGACTCGGGCCGGTCGCTGTCGTCCTGGGAGCCGCCGGCCGGGGAGTTGTCGCGGCATGAGGGGCCGGGCGGCCGACGAGGAGGCCGGGGCGCCGCTCCCGCCGCCGCTCGTGCCACTGGTCGCCGGCGTGGGCGCGCGCCGTGGCGTCCCGGTGTCGGAAGTGCTGGAGCTGATCACGGCCAGTTGCGCGGCGGCGGGGTACGCCGTCCGCCAAGTCGTCGCCCTGGCAACGGCGGCGGCCAAGGCGGACGAGCCGGGGCTGACCGGGGCGGCCCGGGAGCTGGGGGTGCCGTTGCGGTCGTTCCCGGCGGCGGCCCTGGCGGCCGTACCGGTACCGGAGCCGTCCGCGGCCGCGGCGGCTGCCGTCGGAACGCCGAGCGTGGCCGAGGCGGCCGCACTGCTGGCGGCGGGGCCGGGTGCCGCACTGGCCGCCGGCAAGCGGAAGTCGCCGCCGCCTGCCCGGGCGACCTGTGCGCTCGCCGTACCGGCAGGACGCGCCGGGCCGGCTGTAACGGACAGCGGTGCCCTTACCGCTGGTAGGGAGGGAGCGCCCGTCGTGCCTTCCACCGGGACGGTTATCGTCATGGCCTCCCCCAACCCGCCCCGCCGTGGCCCGGATCGGCGGACGGCGGACGCCGGCGACCCGGCGCCCGGCAGCGCAACCCCCGGTAGCAAGGAGACCCAGTGACCACTCCTCCCGCACTGCTCATCGCCGGTCACGGCACCCGTGACGAAGGCGGCGCCGAGGCGCTGCGCACACTGGTGCGCATGCTCGGCGAGCGCCACCCCGACGTGCCCGTCGCCGGCGGGTTCTTCGGCGCCCCGGCCTCTCCCCTGCCGCTGGACGACGCCGTCGACGGGCTCGTCGCGCGGGGCGCGGCCCGGCTCGCCGTCATACCCCTGCTGCCGGCGCCGACCGGCCCCCTGCCGGACGCGCTGCCCTCGGCACTGGAGCGGGCGGCGGCGCGGCACCCGGGGCTCGGCTACGCCTGCGACGCCGAACTGGGGCCCCACCCCAAGGTGCTCGACGTATTGGAACGACGGCTGGACGAGGCGCTGGCCGCCGGCGCCCGCAGGCCCGAGGACCGGGCGCGCACCACGGTGTTGCTGGTGGGGCGCGGCACGGCCGATCCGTACGCCAACGCCGAGGTGGCACGGGCCGCGCGGCTGCTGTGGGAGGGGCGCGGCTTCGCGGGCGTGGAGACCGCGTTCGTCTCCCAGGCGGCGCCCGATGTGCCGGCGGGCCTGGACCGGTGCCTGGCGCTGACGGCCGCGGCGCCGGCGGGCCGGCCGGGCCGGATCGTGGTGCTGCCCTACTTCTTCTTCCCCGGCAGCCTCTTGGAGCGGCTGCACCTGCAGGCCGAGGGCTGGGCCGCGGCACATCCCGGCACGGAGGTGTTCGGCGCGGCGGCGATCGGCCCCGCGGCCGAGGTGGCCGACGCGGTCATGGAGCGCTACCGCGCGATGGTGGCGGGCGAGCCGCTGCGCGGCGGTGCGGCGGGCGGTTGGCGGGCCGCGGAGGACGCCCGGGGGACGGACGGCACGGCGCTGCGGACCGCTGCGGTGGCGGCGGACGCCGGGGAGCGGTGAGCATGCCGGCACACACCGGGCCCGCCCCGCTCCGGCCGCCCGGCCGGGACACACCACCACCGCCCGGCCGGGACACCCCCTCCCCCGGGCCCGGCCCGGGGCACCACGAACCCGACCACGAGCCCGACCTGCGCCACCACGGCGATGCCGAAGTACGGGGCGCGGACGGCGGATTGACGGACCTGGCGGTCAATGTCCGTACCGGCACTCCCCCGGCCTGGCTCAAGGCCGAGATCGCCGCCTCCCTGGACGGTCTGGCCGCGTACCCCGACGGCCGCGCGGCACGCCGGGCGGTCGCGGCCCGGCACGGTCTGCCCGTGGAACGGGTGTTGCTGACCTCGGGGGCCGCGGAGGCGTTCGTACTGATCGCGCGCGCCGTACGGGCCCGCCGGCCGGTCGTGGTGCATCCGCAGTTCACCGAGCCCGAGGCGGCGCTGCGGGACGCGGGGCACGACGTCGGACGGGTGCTGCTCGACGCGCACGACGGCTTCCGGCTGGATCCGGCGGCCGTTCCGGAGGAAGCCGATCTGGTCGTCGTCGGCAACCCCACCAACCCCACCTCGGTCCTGCACCCGGCGGACACGCTGGCCTCCCTCGCACGGCCCGGCCGGACGCTGGTGGTGGACGAGGCCTTCATGGACGCGGTGCCCGGTGAGCGGGAGGCGCTGGCCGGGCGCACCGACCTGCCGGGGCTGGTCGTGCTGCGCAGCCTCACCAAGACCTGGGGGCTGGCCGGGCTGCGGATCGGCTACGTACTGGCGGCCCCGGACACCGTCGCCGCCCTGGAGCGCGCGCAGCCGCTGTGGCCGGTCTCCAGTCCCGCGCTGGCCGCCGCCGAGGCGTGCTGTACGCCGCGAGCGCTGGCGGAGGCGGCGGCAGCAGCCGGGGAGATCGCCGTGGACCGGGCGCATCTGCTGGCCCGGCTGGGCGAGTTCGGGCAGATCCGGGCGGCCGGCCCGGCGGCGGGCCCGTTCGTGCTGATCCGGCTGCCCGGCGCGGACGCGGTACGCGCCGCGCTGCGGACCCGCGGCTTCGCGGTACGCCGTGGTGACACCTTCCCCGGCCTGGGCCCCGGCTGGCTGCGTCTGGCGGTACGGGACCGGGCCACGACGGACCGGTTCGCGGCGGCACTGGGCGAGGTGCTCCGCTAGGACCTGTCGTCAAAGTCCCGTCTTTGCCTTGCGATAGGGATAACCTTCGCCCATATGACCGTCAAGGCAATGTCTTATACAAAGAATTGGACGCTGCCGCGCTCTCCCGCGGCCCCTCGGTCATATCGACAGCGATACTCTTCCCGTATATCAGCGGAGGCTCCACAGGCCACCACCAGTTCTTGGGAACCGGCGTCACACACGGCCCGAATGAGCCAACAGCACCCCTCACAGTTACCGGCTTCCGCGTGCGGCCATTTCCCTTTACTGCGCCTCGGATGCGGGGCGCCGCTCCCTGAGTGCCGGGGATCTCACGGCCACGTCCAGCCCACTTCCCGCATCGCCCGGGCGCGCTGTATTCCTGCTTCTCGTCGCGTCGCTGTCTCTGCCGGTTCCCAGTAGCGATCCGCCGCGGTGGTCTGGTCGGGGTGCTTCCGGTAGAGGATGCTCGGCTCCGCGATGAATTCACCGGGTGCGACAGCCTCCGCGGCCAGCAGCAGGGCCACCCCTTCGGCTCCGGTCAGCGCATGCCAACCGCCCAGCGCGAGCACCAGAGGGCGGCGCGCGGCGAACGTCGCAGCCTGCACGGACAGCCGCTGTTCGACCACCTCGTCGAAGAACCTGCCGGGCTCGACAGGGCCGCCCGGAGGGTCGTACGGGCCCGGTGACGTGCTGCCGTCCTGGTGGAGGTCGAGGCACGCGGATACACACCACGGAACTCGTTCCAATGTCTCGATGTCGCGCTCGAGGGCTCCCGGCAGCAATACGTCGTCCGCGTCCAGTGTCCGGACCAACTCGCCGGTCGCACGCGCGAGGGCGTGCGTGCGCCCCACCGCGGCGCGCGCCGGCAGGCCCGACTCGATCGATATCCTGGAATCCCGGGGGAGGATGCCGTCGGTGATTCCGGTGTGGCCGTCCTCTTGGACGTACCAATGCCATTCCCAGTCGCCGGGCAGTTTCTGCTCTCGCAGGGATTGGTACGCCTCATCAATATAGTGATGGCCGCCGTCGTGCACGGAGGTAATTATGCTGATCGTTGACATGGGGGGGACTCCCTTTCCCGAGGCCGCCGGCGTGACCGCAACTGATCATGGTAACCGGGGCCTGGAAACTGACAAAGCGTCAATTACTTTGCCAGTGAGGGACGGTTGATCTCGTTCCTCAGGGGTGGTGGTAATTCGGCCGGAGCCGTGGGAGATGAGACACGGACCGCGGCGGTAGCCGGCAAAAGTGAGGTGCGCCGTACCCGGCCGTTTCCGGCCCGGCACGGCGCACCTCGGGCCGTACTCCGCGCGCGACGCCCCCACAGCACCGGCGCGGTGTACGGGGTCCGTCAGCCGCGGCCGCCCTGCGCGGCGTTGCGGCGGCGCCGGGCGTAGCCGACCGCCCCGGCGCCCGCGGCGACCAGCAGGGCCGCACCCCCGGCGAGATACGGGGTGGCCGAACTGCCGCCGGTCTCCGCGAGGTTCTGGGTGCTGGGCTTCGAGCCGGCCTGCTGCACCTCGGTGCCCTTGCCCCCGGCCGGCTTCGTGCCACCGTCCGGCTTGGTGCCGCCGGTCTGGCCCCCGTCAGTGCCGCCGGAGCCGTTGTGCTCGGGCGCCTTGACGCCCGGTGTGGTGCAGGTGGCCCGGGCCAGCGTGACCTGGCCGCGCACCTCGGCGACGCCGAGCGTCAACGGGTTGAGGGAGACGTTGAGGTCGAGCGCGGTGGCCGCGGCACTCTTGGACAGGACGTTCTTCCGGGACAGGTCGAGCCGCACCTCGCCCACGCCCGGCACCTTGACGTTCGTCGTCCCGCCCGCCGTGAGCCCGACCCGCTTGCCCAGGACGAGGACGTCACCCAGCACGTTCGCCTCGGCCCGGGGCCGCTCGCCCGCCTCGCACACCGCCTTGGCGGTGACCTGCCGGACCTCGACCAGGGACCGCAGCACCAGACCGGGCACCCGCACCTTCGCCTTCACGAGGTTGGCGTAGCCCTCGGTCTTGTGGCGGTCGGCGGTGGCCCGTGCGGTGGCGGCATCGGCGCGCAGCACGCTGAACGGCTTGCCGTGGTCGATGCCGTCGAGGCGGACGGTGAGCGCGGTCTTGGAGGCCGAGGCCGGGGCGTGCACCTCGTTGAGGACGGCGTTCAGCGGGACGTCGAGCGTCTTGTGGAGCAGCCCGACATTCAGGCCGGTGCGCAGCACGACCGCGCCGGCGGTGCCGCGGGCCGGGCCGTGGTCTCCGGTGGCATGCGCGGGCACGGCGCCCAGCAGGAGGGCGGGGCCGGCCGTGAGCGCGGTGGCGACGAAGGTCGCGGCGAGGCGTCGGGGCATGCCGAAGGAGCGGGCGGGACTGGTGGACACGTGTGTGGAACCCTCACAGGAGAAATGGAGCCGCCGGCCGCGCCATGGGGGACATCACGCGGGCCGACGACCTCGACCCGCACATCGTGTCCGCACGGAGGGTGAACAGGGAGCCACGTGACGTCAGTTCATCCCAATGGGTGGTTTTCGCGTATTTATTCGATTCCTGCGGCACGCGGCACCACCCTCGCCCCAGCGGCCCCACCGTCCGGGTGACCCGGGTTGACCGGGCCGGATGATGCCGGGGCACCCGCTCGCCACCCCGGCACCACCCGCTGCCGGCTACCCCACGACCTGCCCGCGCAGCACCACCCGCCGCGGAGCGGCCAGCACCCGGACGTCCTCGCGTGGATCGCTGTCGTAGACCACCAGATCCGCCGGAGCGCCCTCGGTGAGGCCGGGACGGCCCAGCCAGTCCCTGGCCCCCCAGGTGGTGGCGGAGAGGGCCGCCACGGCGGACAGACCGGCCTTGGTCAGCTCGGCGACCTCGTCGGCGACCAGGCCATGGGCGAGCGCGCCGCCGGCGTCCGTGCCGGCGAAGACGGGCACGCCGGCGTCGTAGGCCGCCCGCACGGTGTCGTAGCGGCGTGCGTGCAGGCGCCGCATGTGATCCGCCCAGCGCGGGAACTTCCCCTCGCCGCCGGCCGCGAGCCGCGGGAAGGTGGCGATGTTGACGAGGGTGGGAACGATGGCCACGCCACGCTCCGCGAACAGCGGGATGGTCTCCTCGGTGAGCCCGGTGGCGTGCTCGATGCAGTCGATGCCGGCCTCCACCAGCGGGGCCAGGGAGTCCTCGGCGAAGCAGTGGGCCGTCACCCGGGCGCCCAGCCGGTGGGCCTCGGTGATGGCCGCCTCGACCGCCCCCTGGGGCCAGCAGGTCCCCAGATCGCCCGTGGAGCGGTCGATCCAGTCGCCGACGAGCTTGACCCAGCCGTCGCCCCGGCGGGCCTCCTGGGCGACATAGGCGACCAGGTCCTCGGGCTCGATCTCGTGCGCGTAGTTGCGGGTGTAGCGCTTGGTGCGCGCGATGTGGCGGCCGGCCCGGATGATCCGCGGCAGGTCCTCGCGGTCGTCGATCCAGCGGGTGTCGGACGGGGAGCCGGCGTCACGGATCAGCAGCGCGCCGGCATCACGGTCGGTGAGCGCCTGCTTCTCGCTGGTGGCGTCGTCCACCGGGCCGTGCGCGTCCAGGCCCACATGGCAGTGGGCATCGACCAGGCCGGGCAGCGCCCAGCCCGTCACGGTGATGGCATCCCGTGCCATCACCGGCCGGTCGAAGGTGACCCGGCCGCCGACCACCCACAGCTCGTCGCGCACGTCGTCGGGCCCGACGAGGACCCTCCCCTTGAGGTGCAGCACCGCACCTTCGCTCATGGACGTCATAGGGGCACTGTAGGCGGCGCCACCGCTGCTGTGACCCGTACGGTCACACCGGCCGCAAGGCGGCATTCAGCCGCCGTTTCCCGGGATTGCCACAGCCGCGCCGCGCTTTTCGTCCCGGTCGCTCTCCGTATACCTTCCGCACGTTCTGCGCACACTTCCGCCGGCGTTCTCCGCGCGCTTGCGGACATGGTCTCGCGCATGTTCTTACGGGTCTTGCCATCGATGCGCCGGGCAGGTTTCGATGGGCCTTACGCCCAGCCTTCCGGGGGCGAATTCCCAATTACCCGTGCGTACAGCTTCCCGTATTCTTCTGCCCGCTTTTCCGCACCCCAAACGCCAAGATTTCGCTAGTGGCAAGTTCCGCAATTCGGACGGATCTCAGGGGTGTTACGGAGCTGTGACCGACTACACAACGTGTCCGTTTCGCCCCGAACATCCCGGTCAAATCGGGACATCGGGCGGGGGGATCGCGCGTACGGGCGCCCTCGCGCGATAACACATCTTCGGCGCTTGCGTAACCCCTGCCCACGATGCAATTTCCTTTTTCCCTGGGTAAATTTAATTTCTATGACCGCCGCACAAGCAGACCATGCAGGTGCCCGAAGCGATATCAGAGAATTGCCGGAGGGCTTCAAGCTCGACACCCCACGCGTGGAGGACGGAGCCGCGATCTGGCGTATCGCCCGCGACTCGAAGACGCTGGACCTCAACTCCTCGTACAGCTACCTCCTGTGGTGTCGCGACTTCGCCGCCACCTCCGTCGTCGCCCGCGACACGGAGGGCGAGCCGGCCGCTTTCGTCACCGGATACATCCGCCCCGAGCGCCCGGAGACCCTCGTCGTCTGGCAGGTAGCCGTCGACGACGCGCACCGTGGCCAGGGGCTGGCGGCCGCACTCCTGGACGGGCTCGCCGCCCGTGCCAGGGACGAGCTGGGCATGCGCTTCGTCGAGACCACCATCACCCCCGACAACGCCGCATCCAACCGGTTGTTCGCGTCCTTCGCCGAGCGGCACTCAGTGCCGATCAAGCGCGAGGTGCTCTTCGACGCGGGGCTGTTCCCCGAGCAGGGCCACGAGCCGGAGGTGCTGCACCTCATCGGCCCGTTCGGGCCACCGGCCCGCCCGGAGCACTGACGCCACCCAGGACCGCGCGGCCACCGCGCCGCAGCGGCCATGCGGGACCCGGCACCACACCCCCGCGACACCGCCGGCACCGCCCAGCCCCACAGACTTCCTGACCCTTTTCGCCACTCATCTCCCAGGAGCATGTTGTGACCATCACCCAGCCCGATCTGAGCGTCTTCGAGACCGTGGAGTCGGAGGTCCGCAGCTACTGCCGTAGCTGGCCCACCGTCTTCGACCGCGCGCAGGGCAGCCGCATGACCGACGAGGACGGCCACACCTACCTCGACTTCTTCGCAGGGGCCGGCTCGCTCAACTACGGCCACAACAACCCCGTGCTCAAACGCGCTCTGATCGACTACATCGAGCGGGACGGCGTCACCCACGGCCTGGACATGTCCACCACGGCCAAGCGGGCGTTCCTGGAGTCGTTCCAGAACATCATCCTGCGGCCCCGTGACCTGCCCTACAAGGTCATGTTCCCGGGCCCGACGGGCGCCAACTCCGTCGAGGCCGCGCTCAAACTGGCCCGTAAGGTCAAGGGCCGCGAATCGATCGTGTCCTTCACCAATGCCTTCCACGGCATGTCGCTGGGCGCCCTCGCCGTCACCGGTAACTCCATGAAGCGGGCCGGTGCCGGTATCCCGCTGGTGCACGGCACCCCGATGCCGTTCGACAACTACCTCGACGGCACCTACCCCGACTTCCTGTGGTTCGAGCGGCTGCTGGAGGACCAGGGCTCCGGCCTGAACACCCCCGCCGCCGTGATCGTCGAGACGGTCCAGGGCGAGGGCGGCATCAACGTCGCCCGTCCCGAGTGGCTGCGCGCCCTCGCCGACCTGTGCGAGCGCTGGGACATGC
This portion of the Streptomyces sp. 2114.4 genome encodes:
- the cobO gene encoding cob(I)yrinic acid a,c-diamide adenosyltransferase, which gives rise to MPQGQPSVVPNDGLTTRQRRNRPLVFVHTGQGKGKSTAAFGLALRAWNQGWPVGVFQFVKSAKWKVGEERALKVLGESGEGGTVAWHKMGEGWSWVQRDIASSEEAAREGWEQVKRDLVAETYKLLVLDEFAYPLKWGWIDTEEVVAALRDRPGTQHVVITGRNAPEALLDFADLVTDMTKVKHPMDTGQKGQRGIEW
- a CDS encoding cobyrinate a,c-diamide synthase — translated: MSGGAIPRLVIAAPSSGAGKTTVATGLMAAFAEAGLVVSPHKVGPDYIDPGYHSLATGRPGRNLDAYLCGPGRIAPLFLHGAAGADLALVEGVMGLFDGASGMGELSSTAQVAKLLRAPVVLVVDASSQSRSVAALVHGFASWDPQVRLAGVILNKVGSDRHEELLREAMESSGVPVLGALRRDGRAGTPSRHLGLVPVAERRAEAVESVAELAARVREGCDLEALLALARTVPELPDAPWDPAAELSVAEGVTAPQRPLIAVAGGPAFTFSYAEHAELLAAAGAEVAAFDPLRDEQLPPGTRGLVIGGGFPEMYAPDLSANAPLRAAVAALAASGAPVSAECAGLLYLSRSLDGKPMCGVLPAESRMTERLTLGYREAVALRDNALAAAGTRVRGHEFHRTVLEPGAGAGPAWGLTHPERRVEGFVSGGVHASYLHVHWAAEPSLAGRLVASAARGAVARSSA
- a CDS encoding cobalamin biosynthesis protein, with product MRGRAADEEAGAPLPPPLVPLVAGVGARRGVPVSEVLELITASCAAAGYAVRQVVALATAAAKADEPGLTGAARELGVPLRSFPAAALAAVPVPEPSAAAAAAVGTPSVAEAAALLAAGPGAALAAGKRKSPPPARATCALAVPAGRAGPAVTDSGALTAGREGAPVVPSTGTVIVMASPNPPRRGPDRRTADAGDPAPGSATPGSKETQ
- a CDS encoding sirohydrochlorin chelatase codes for the protein MTTPPALLIAGHGTRDEGGAEALRTLVRMLGERHPDVPVAGGFFGAPASPLPLDDAVDGLVARGAARLAVIPLLPAPTGPLPDALPSALERAAARHPGLGYACDAELGPHPKVLDVLERRLDEALAAGARRPEDRARTTVLLVGRGTADPYANAEVARAARLLWEGRGFAGVETAFVSQAAPDVPAGLDRCLALTAAAPAGRPGRIVVLPYFFFPGSLLERLHLQAEGWAAAHPGTEVFGAAAIGPAAEVADAVMERYRAMVAGEPLRGGAAGGWRAAEDARGTDGTALRTAAVAADAGER
- the cobC gene encoding Rv2231c family pyridoxal phosphate-dependent protein CobC, whose translation is MPAHTGPAPLRPPGRDTPPPPGRDTPSPGPGPGHHEPDHEPDLRHHGDAEVRGADGGLTDLAVNVRTGTPPAWLKAEIAASLDGLAAYPDGRAARRAVAARHGLPVERVLLTSGAAEAFVLIARAVRARRPVVVHPQFTEPEAALRDAGHDVGRVLLDAHDGFRLDPAAVPEEADLVVVGNPTNPTSVLHPADTLASLARPGRTLVVDEAFMDAVPGEREALAGRTDLPGLVVLRSLTKTWGLAGLRIGYVLAAPDTVAALERAQPLWPVSSPALAAAEACCTPRALAEAAAAAGEIAVDRAHLLARLGEFGQIRAAGPAAGPFVLIRLPGADAVRAALRTRGFAVRRGDTFPGLGPGWLRLAVRDRATTDRFAAALGEVLR
- a CDS encoding glycosyltransferase family A protein, whose translation is MSTISIITSVHDGGHHYIDEAYQSLREQKLPGDWEWHWYVQEDGHTGITDGILPRDSRISIESGLPARAAVGRTHALARATGELVRTLDADDVLLPGALERDIETLERVPWCVSACLDLHQDGSTSPGPYDPPGGPVEPGRFFDEVVEQRLSVQAATFAARRPLVLALGGWHALTGAEGVALLLAAEAVAPGEFIAEPSILYRKHPDQTTAADRYWEPAETATRREAGIQRARAMREVGWTWP
- a CDS encoding SCO1860 family LAETG-anchored protein — its product is MPRRLAATFVATALTAGPALLLGAVPAHATGDHGPARGTAGAVVLRTGLNVGLLHKTLDVPLNAVLNEVHAPASASKTALTVRLDGIDHGKPFSVLRADAATARATADRHKTEGYANLVKAKVRVPGLVLRSLVEVRQVTAKAVCEAGERPRAEANVLGDVLVLGKRVGLTAGGTTNVKVPGVGEVRLDLSRKNVLSKSAAATALDLNVSLNPLTLGVAEVRGQVTLARATCTTPGVKAPEHNGSGGTDGGQTGGTKPDGGTKPAGGKGTEVQQAGSKPSTQNLAETGGSSATPYLAGGAALLVAAGAGAVGYARRRRNAAQGGRG
- a CDS encoding amidohydrolase family protein, with amino-acid sequence MSEGAVLHLKGRVLVGPDDVRDELWVVGGRVTFDRPVMARDAITVTGWALPGLVDAHCHVGLDAHGPVDDATSEKQALTDRDAGALLIRDAGSPSDTRWIDDREDLPRIIRAGRHIARTKRYTRNYAHEIEPEDLVAYVAQEARRGDGWVKLVGDWIDRSTGDLGTCWPQGAVEAAITEAHRLGARVTAHCFAEDSLAPLVEAGIDCIEHATGLTEETIPLFAERGVAIVPTLVNIATFPRLAAGGEGKFPRWADHMRRLHARRYDTVRAAYDAGVPVFAGTDAGGALAHGLVADEVAELTKAGLSAVAALSATTWGARDWLGRPGLTEGAPADLVVYDSDPREDVRVLAAPRRVVLRGQVVG
- the ectA gene encoding diaminobutyrate acetyltransferase, producing MTAAQADHAGARSDIRELPEGFKLDTPRVEDGAAIWRIARDSKTLDLNSSYSYLLWCRDFAATSVVARDTEGEPAAFVTGYIRPERPETLVVWQVAVDDAHRGQGLAAALLDGLAARARDELGMRFVETTITPDNAASNRLFASFAERHSVPIKREVLFDAGLFPEQGHEPEVLHLIGPFGPPARPEH
- the ectB gene encoding diaminobutyrate--2-oxoglutarate transaminase — protein: MTITQPDLSVFETVESEVRSYCRSWPTVFDRAQGSRMTDEDGHTYLDFFAGAGSLNYGHNNPVLKRALIDYIERDGVTHGLDMSTTAKRAFLESFQNIILRPRDLPYKVMFPGPTGANSVEAALKLARKVKGRESIVSFTNAFHGMSLGALAVTGNSMKRAGAGIPLVHGTPMPFDNYLDGTYPDFLWFERLLEDQGSGLNTPAAVIVETVQGEGGINVARPEWLRALADLCERWDMLLIVDDIQMGCGRTGAFFSFEEAGIVPDIVTVSKSISGYGLPLALTLFKPELDIWEPGEHNGTFRGNNPAFVTAAATLDTYWADGQMEKQTLARGEIVEAHLKAIAEEHPDAIAEYRGRGLVWGMELNDKPVADKIAKRAFELGLLIETSGPESEVVKLLPALTTTPEELDEGLRILARAVRDCV